Proteins encoded within one genomic window of Pigmentiphaga sp. H8:
- a CDS encoding CaiB/BaiF CoA-transferase family protein, giving the protein MTLADTPRSGPLAGVKVLDLTWVILGPFCTQMLADHGADVIKLEAPEGDPMRAVGPRRTNDMGPSFLQLNRNKRSMALDLKQEASRRVLERLIAWCDVFVSNMRPQALERLGLDYDRVRRVNPKVVYVSCTGFGEDGPYAGRPAFDEVIQAMTGLAAARARDGDGMPQSCPFPLADRYAGLYAAFCISAALAAVARDGAGQKLEIPMFEVIAQLVLADHMIGSVFDPPESAPGYDRYLNGQRTYFRTADGHLCAAINTDRQWRKFLEAAGRTDLLGHPSFATRAARAREAPAVDRQLRELFAGGTTAHWLALLEKAEVPAAPVRGIADLVNDPHLAAVDFFIHAPHPTQGDLRMPGFPARWSATPPSYRRGAPGLGQHTEEILRELGLDDGPRPAS; this is encoded by the coding sequence GTGACACTCGCAGACACGCCGCGCAGCGGCCCGCTGGCCGGCGTCAAGGTCCTGGACCTGACCTGGGTCATCCTGGGCCCCTTCTGCACCCAGATGCTGGCCGACCACGGCGCCGACGTCATCAAGCTCGAAGCCCCGGAGGGCGACCCGATGCGGGCCGTGGGACCGCGCCGCACGAACGACATGGGCCCGTCCTTCCTGCAGTTGAACCGCAACAAGCGCAGCATGGCACTGGACCTGAAGCAGGAAGCATCGCGGCGAGTGCTGGAGCGGCTGATCGCCTGGTGCGACGTGTTCGTCAGCAATATGCGTCCGCAGGCGCTGGAGCGCCTGGGCCTGGACTACGATCGCGTCAGGCGCGTGAATCCCAAGGTGGTCTACGTGAGCTGCACCGGCTTCGGCGAGGATGGCCCCTATGCCGGCCGGCCGGCGTTCGACGAAGTGATCCAGGCGATGACCGGGCTGGCGGCGGCCCGGGCACGCGACGGCGACGGCATGCCGCAGTCGTGCCCCTTTCCATTGGCCGACCGCTACGCCGGCCTTTATGCCGCGTTCTGCATCAGCGCCGCCCTGGCCGCCGTCGCCCGCGACGGCGCGGGGCAGAAGCTGGAAATCCCGATGTTCGAAGTGATCGCGCAGCTGGTGCTGGCCGACCACATGATAGGCAGCGTCTTCGATCCGCCCGAGTCGGCACCCGGATACGACCGCTACCTGAACGGCCAGCGCACCTACTTCCGCACGGCGGACGGCCACCTGTGCGCCGCCATCAACACCGACCGCCAGTGGCGCAAGTTCCTCGAGGCGGCAGGCCGGACCGACCTGCTGGGGCATCCCTCGTTCGCCACCCGCGCCGCGCGCGCCCGCGAAGCGCCAGCCGTGGATCGCCAGTTGCGGGAACTGTTCGCCGGCGGCACCACCGCGCACTGGCTGGCGCTGCTGGAGAAGGCCGAGGTACCGGCGGCCCCGGTGCGCGGCATCGCCGACCTGGTGAACGATCCGCACCTGGCGGCGGTGGATTTCTTCATCCATGCGCCGCACCCCACGCAAGGCGATCTGCGCATGCCGGGCTTTCCCGCGCGCTGGAGCGCCACGCCGCCCTCGTACCGGCGGGGCGCGCCGGGACTCGGGCAGCACACGGAAGAGATACTCAGGGAACTGGGCCTGGACGACGGCCCGCGGCCCGCGTCATAG
- a CDS encoding aromatic-ring-hydroxylating dioxygenase subunit beta, with translation MHFPTTWTRADAETLLIHEADLLDTRQLDDWLKLFTEDGLYWIPLDPAEEPGQNAAIVHDDTLRREERVYHLLHVEFPAQSPPSRTLHLIGNVRVQEHAEGFLVKSNQVIYEMRTGDSAQVGIGEIQPLVTTMEHICRPTAQGVRIVRKTITLMNHDAWLGNLTFLL, from the coding sequence ATGCATTTCCCCACTACATGGACTCGCGCGGACGCGGAAACCCTGCTGATACACGAAGCGGACCTGCTCGACACCCGGCAGCTGGACGACTGGCTCAAGCTCTTCACCGAGGACGGGCTGTACTGGATACCGCTGGATCCGGCCGAGGAGCCGGGCCAGAACGCCGCCATCGTCCACGACGACACGCTGCGCCGGGAAGAGCGGGTCTATCACCTGCTGCACGTGGAATTTCCCGCGCAGTCGCCGCCATCGCGCACCCTGCACCTGATCGGCAACGTGCGCGTGCAGGAACATGCCGAAGGCTTCCTGGTGAAGTCCAACCAGGTGATCTACGAGATGCGCACCGGCGACAGCGCGCAGGTCGGCATCGGCGAGATCCAGCCGCTGGTGACGACGATGGAGCACATCTGCCGCCCAACGGCCCAGGGCGTGCGGATCGTCCGCAAGACCATCACGCTGATGAACCACGATGCGTGGCTGGGCAACCTGACCTTCCTGCTATGA
- a CDS encoding non-heme iron oxygenase ferredoxin subunit, whose protein sequence is MVWCQTIKFDDVPEGDAVSVCVEGEPLALYKLDGRVHATHDICTHAKAHLAEGFVSGDCVECPLHEGVFHIPTGRPVSGPVSIPIQVYPVRIEEGMVLVDVPPSG, encoded by the coding sequence ATGGTCTGGTGCCAGACGATCAAGTTCGACGACGTACCCGAGGGCGATGCCGTCTCGGTGTGCGTGGAGGGCGAGCCCCTCGCGCTGTACAAGCTGGACGGCCGCGTCCATGCCACGCACGACATCTGCACGCACGCGAAGGCGCACCTGGCGGAAGGCTTCGTCAGCGGCGACTGCGTGGAGTGCCCCTTGCACGAAGGCGTGTTCCACATTCCCACCGGCCGTCCGGTTTCGGGCCCGGTCAGCATTCCGATCCAGGTGTATCCGGTACGTATCGAGGAAGGCATGGTGCTGGTCGACGTGCCTCCCTCGGGCTGA
- a CDS encoding nitronate monooxygenase family protein, translating to MSFLAGLRLPVFAAPMFLVSGPELVIAAARAGIIGAFPNNNVRTSEDYGDWLRRISDALGSHGASGALPWAANLITHSTNTRLAGDLEQVRRFRPPIVITSLGSPRPVMETVHGYGGLVFADVIDLRLARKAAEAGVDGLVCVCAGAGGHTGHLSPFAFVSAVRACFDGYIVAGGGIADGWGIAGALAAGADFVYMGTRFLATRESIAAEAHKRMVAACGIGDLLVSDAVTGTPASWLVPSLVQCGLDPANLPSPGERVYDSGRSKETRRWKDVWSAGQGLGAVRDIAPVAQVVDWLEDEFQAARTRFLALGQP from the coding sequence ATGAGCTTCCTTGCAGGTCTACGTCTTCCGGTCTTCGCCGCCCCCATGTTCCTGGTGTCCGGACCGGAACTGGTCATCGCCGCCGCCCGGGCCGGCATCATCGGCGCCTTTCCCAACAACAACGTCCGCACCAGCGAGGACTATGGCGACTGGCTGCGGCGAATCAGCGACGCCCTGGGTTCGCACGGGGCGTCCGGGGCGCTGCCCTGGGCGGCGAACCTGATCACGCACTCGACCAATACCCGTCTGGCCGGCGACCTGGAACAGGTCCGGCGCTTTCGCCCCCCCATCGTCATCACCTCGCTGGGCAGCCCCCGCCCGGTCATGGAAACCGTGCACGGCTACGGCGGCCTGGTGTTCGCCGATGTCATCGACCTGCGGCTGGCACGCAAGGCCGCCGAGGCCGGGGTGGACGGCCTGGTCTGCGTGTGCGCGGGCGCGGGCGGACACACCGGCCACTTGTCGCCGTTCGCCTTCGTCTCCGCGGTCCGCGCGTGCTTCGACGGCTACATCGTCGCGGGCGGCGGCATCGCCGACGGCTGGGGCATCGCCGGCGCGCTGGCGGCCGGCGCGGACTTCGTCTACATGGGCACGCGCTTCCTGGCGACCCGGGAAAGCATCGCCGCCGAGGCGCACAAGCGCATGGTCGCCGCCTGCGGCATCGGCGACCTGCTGGTCAGCGACGCCGTCACCGGCACGCCGGCCTCCTGGCTGGTGCCCTCGCTGGTGCAGTGCGGCCTGGACCCGGCCAACCTGCCCTCGCCCGGGGAACGCGTCTACGACAGCGGCCGCAGCAAGGAGACCCGGCGGTGGAAAGACGTCTGGTCGGCGGGCCAGGGGCTGGGCGCCGTGCGGGACATCGCGCCGGTGGCGCAGGTCGTGGACTGGCTGGAAGACGAGTTCCAGGCGGCGCGCACGCGCTTTCTCGCCCTGGGCCAACCCTGA
- a CDS encoding MmgE/PrpD family protein, which translates to MTTTSDRMLRALAAFSRHAALECGASVDRAVKAALLDTLAVALGALTHPAAVAARRYARHAIVAQGATIWGTGECVTAEAAALVNGVPLRAYDYNDLYIGKSGGHPSDMIPGLMALAQWRGIDGQGLIGAIALGYEVAVALFDGLRLRNGGLDYPNIVAIACTCAAARMLDLSEEQAADALAITVIPHSASLEVESNDLNRRGDLTMWKRFNGSDAVRQSVYACLLAEAGAEGAVRPFEGKYGFLARLELAEEDREALLRRLDPAQPLSAVERVTYKLWPVGSRGQSAIQAALEARRRIPDPARIAGIRVRADEGVYDHLVSQRADPWHPVSRETADHSLPCIVAMALLDGRVDTGTFDKERVMRPDVRTLLNDRLVVEPAAELGGGAAAGFLARVEVTLDTGEVIVGEAGPPPGHRLKPFSDADFEEKLRVNVEPVMGAQRTRDILEAVRALDAAASIQPLCALLGAGAKGVEAP; encoded by the coding sequence GTGACAACGACTTCCGATCGCATGCTGCGGGCCCTGGCTGCGTTCTCCCGGCATGCGGCGCTGGAATGCGGCGCGTCGGTGGACCGCGCGGTGAAAGCCGCATTGCTGGATACGCTGGCCGTGGCGCTGGGCGCTCTGACGCACCCCGCCGCCGTGGCGGCCCGGCGCTACGCGCGCCATGCCATCGTGGCCCAGGGGGCGACGATATGGGGCACGGGCGAATGCGTTACCGCCGAAGCCGCGGCCTTGGTGAACGGCGTGCCGCTGCGCGCCTATGACTACAACGACCTGTACATCGGCAAGTCGGGGGGCCATCCCAGCGACATGATTCCGGGCCTGATGGCCCTGGCGCAGTGGCGCGGCATCGACGGCCAGGGGCTGATCGGTGCCATCGCGCTGGGCTACGAGGTCGCGGTGGCGCTGTTCGACGGCCTGCGCCTGCGCAACGGCGGCCTGGACTATCCCAACATCGTGGCCATTGCCTGCACCTGCGCGGCGGCCCGCATGCTGGACCTGTCGGAAGAGCAGGCTGCCGACGCCCTGGCGATCACCGTGATTCCCCATTCCGCCAGCCTGGAGGTCGAGTCCAACGACCTGAACCGGCGCGGCGACCTGACCATGTGGAAGCGCTTCAACGGCAGCGACGCCGTCCGGCAGTCGGTGTATGCCTGCCTGCTCGCGGAAGCGGGGGCCGAAGGGGCGGTCCGGCCGTTCGAGGGCAAGTACGGTTTCCTGGCCCGTCTGGAACTGGCCGAGGAAGACCGCGAGGCGCTGCTGCGCCGCCTGGACCCCGCGCAGCCCCTGTCGGCCGTCGAACGGGTGACCTACAAACTGTGGCCGGTCGGGTCGCGCGGGCAAAGCGCAATCCAGGCCGCGCTGGAAGCGCGGCGCCGGATTCCCGATCCCGCCCGGATCGCCGGCATCCGCGTGCGTGCCGACGAGGGCGTGTACGACCATCTGGTCAGCCAGCGGGCGGACCCGTGGCATCCGGTGTCGCGCGAGACGGCCGATCATTCGCTGCCCTGCATCGTTGCGATGGCGCTGCTCGACGGCCGGGTGGACACGGGCACCTTCGACAAGGAGCGGGTCATGCGTCCCGACGTGCGGACACTGCTGAACGACCGGCTCGTGGTCGAACCGGCCGCCGAACTGGGCGGCGGCGCGGCCGCGGGATTCCTGGCGCGAGTGGAGGTCACGCTGGACACCGGCGAGGTGATCGTGGGCGAAGCGGGCCCGCCGCCCGGGCACAGGCTCAAGCCTTTCTCCGATGCCGACTTCGAGGAAAAGCTGCGCGTCAACGTCGAACCGGTCATGGGCGCCCAGCGTACCCGGGACATCCTGGAAGCGGTTCGCGCGCTGGACGCGGCGGCCAGCATCCAGCCGCTGTGCGCCCTGTTGGGAGCCGGCGCGAAGGGCGTGGAGGCGCCATGA
- a CDS encoding anhydro-N-acetylmuramic acid kinase, with translation MAEPYIGLMSGTSLDGVDGVAAVFDGGRPRILAHTDLAMPQALRAELLALNTPGPDEIHRMSQAGLALADLYARVVAELLARTGLDASGVRAIGAHGQTIRHRPDAGYTVQLNAPARLAERTGIAVVADLRSRDVAAGGHGAPLAPAFHAAVFGTGRPRAVVNLGGIANVTLLSPAGVVGYDTGPANLLLDAWCARHTGRDYDEDGRYAASGTLRPDLLAELIASEPWLAVPPPKSTGRDLFNTAWLDQRLQAWQARHGTLAAADVQATLQALTVETVAREIRRQQPACEQVWVCGGGARNGGLMRALAGALPCPVAPSDDAGVPAQQMEALAFAWLAHRHVAGLPGNLPAVTGAAGPRVLGAYYPA, from the coding sequence ATGGCCGAACCGTACATCGGCCTGATGTCGGGGACCAGCCTGGACGGCGTGGATGGCGTGGCCGCCGTGTTCGACGGCGGCCGCCCCCGCATCCTCGCGCACACCGACCTTGCCATGCCGCAGGCCCTGCGGGCCGAGCTGCTGGCCCTGAACACGCCGGGCCCGGACGAAATCCACAGGATGTCGCAAGCCGGCCTGGCCCTGGCGGACCTGTATGCCCGCGTCGTCGCCGAACTGCTGGCGCGGACCGGCCTGGACGCCTCCGGGGTCCGAGCGATCGGTGCCCACGGACAGACCATCCGCCACCGTCCCGATGCCGGCTACACCGTGCAATTGAACGCCCCTGCCCGCCTGGCCGAACGAACGGGCATCGCGGTCGTGGCCGACCTGCGCAGCCGCGACGTGGCCGCGGGCGGCCATGGCGCCCCGCTGGCGCCGGCCTTCCACGCGGCGGTGTTCGGCACCGGGCGGCCGCGGGCCGTGGTCAACCTGGGCGGCATCGCCAACGTCACGCTGCTGTCGCCCGCCGGGGTCGTGGGCTACGACACCGGCCCCGCCAACCTGCTGCTGGACGCCTGGTGCGCGCGGCACACCGGCCGGGACTACGATGAAGACGGCCGCTACGCCGCCTCCGGCACGCTGCGGCCGGACCTGCTGGCGGAACTCATTGCCTCCGAACCGTGGCTGGCGGTTCCGCCGCCCAAGTCCACGGGGCGCGACCTGTTCAACACCGCGTGGCTGGACCAGCGCCTGCAGGCCTGGCAGGCCCGCCACGGCACGCTGGCGGCGGCCGACGTGCAGGCCACGTTGCAAGCCTTGACGGTCGAGACGGTGGCGCGCGAGATACGCCGCCAGCAGCCCGCCTGCGAACAGGTCTGGGTCTGCGGCGGCGGCGCGCGCAACGGTGGCCTGATGCGGGCCCTGGCCGGAGCATTGCCCTGCCCCGTGGCGCCCTCCGACGACGCGGGCGTACCGGCCCAGCAGATGGAGGCGCTGGCCTTCGCCTGGCTGGCCCATCGCCACGTTGCCGGCCTGCCCGGCAACCTGCCCGCCGTGACCGGCGCGGCCGGACCCCGCGTGCTGGGCGCCTACTACCCCGCGTAG
- a CDS encoding SDR family NAD(P)-dependent oxidoreductase, whose product MDDTLKWDAPGDPAEFAGSAVVLVGGALGSGPELLRAFAARGAKVVVGVTSAEDAAHAASVAGACGAACLPVETDDEAEVERFFDACVSRLGGLDILVNVAAPVSTADALDTHAARYRDVIERELVGPILCIQSAARRMKERGGGRIVSFSSMSGKTGVHRHVAPYAAAKGGLIAYSRVMAAELAPHGVTVNVIATSLFDVQVAGASEARMEEVVKGIPVGRVGRSIEAAHAVFYLASRHGAYVTGETLNLSGGRFMD is encoded by the coding sequence ATGGATGACACGCTCAAGTGGGATGCGCCCGGTGATCCGGCGGAGTTCGCCGGTTCCGCCGTCGTCCTGGTGGGCGGCGCGCTGGGGTCGGGCCCGGAACTGCTGCGGGCCTTCGCGGCGCGCGGCGCCAAGGTCGTGGTCGGCGTGACATCGGCGGAGGACGCGGCGCATGCGGCGTCGGTGGCGGGTGCCTGCGGCGCCGCCTGTCTGCCGGTGGAGACGGACGACGAAGCCGAGGTCGAGCGTTTCTTCGATGCCTGCGTGTCTCGGCTCGGCGGGCTGGACATCCTCGTGAACGTGGCCGCGCCGGTCAGCACCGCGGACGCGCTGGATACGCACGCGGCGCGCTACCGGGACGTGATCGAGCGGGAACTGGTGGGGCCCATCCTGTGCATCCAGTCGGCGGCGCGCCGGATGAAGGAGCGCGGCGGCGGACGCATCGTGTCGTTCTCCTCGATGTCCGGCAAGACCGGCGTCCATCGGCACGTGGCGCCCTATGCGGCGGCCAAGGGCGGGCTGATCGCGTATTCGCGCGTGATGGCGGCGGAGCTGGCGCCCCACGGCGTGACGGTCAACGTGATCGCCACGTCCCTGTTCGACGTGCAGGTGGCGGGCGCCAGCGAGGCCCGCATGGAGGAAGTGGTCAAAGGCATTCCCGTCGGCCGCGTGGGCCGGTCCATCGAGGCGGCGCACGCGGTGTTCTACCTGGCCTCGCGCCACGGCGCGTACGTGACGGGCGAAACGCTGAACCTGTCGGGCGGCAGGTTCATGGATTAG
- a CDS encoding tripartite tricarboxylate transporter substrate binding protein, with product MRITSCAVLLAFGCVSTAVAAADAAVDFPSKPLRFIVPFTPGTGMDNIARLVGEKLFESWKQPVIVENKTGLAGHLGAEQVARAAPDGYTLVVTASNLVITSILYPSPSFNPMKDLTPVMIAARGTNSLAVNPGKGYRTMADLVAAAKANPGKINFASAGVGSPSHILLAEFEDATHTSFLHVPYKGTAPGVNDVIAGHVDAMFVATHTLRPFIESGQLRNLGVSSSERQRSAPGVPSFAELGITPGMPAWYGFLAPKGTPAAIIDKLNKEMTRILELPDVKSALEKTGLDVKPSSPQALQELMDMQLARFSAIIRKNNITAN from the coding sequence ATGCGTATCACGTCGTGTGCTGTGCTCCTGGCCTTTGGCTGCGTATCGACCGCCGTGGCAGCGGCCGACGCGGCGGTCGATTTCCCGTCCAAGCCCTTGCGCTTCATCGTTCCCTTCACCCCGGGAACCGGCATGGACAACATCGCCAGGCTGGTCGGCGAAAAACTGTTCGAAAGCTGGAAGCAGCCCGTCATCGTCGAGAACAAGACCGGCCTGGCCGGCCACCTGGGGGCCGAGCAGGTGGCGCGCGCGGCGCCCGACGGCTACACGCTGGTGGTGACCGCGAGCAATCTCGTCATCACGTCCATCCTCTATCCCTCGCCGTCCTTCAATCCCATGAAGGACCTGACGCCGGTGATGATCGCGGCGCGCGGCACCAATTCGCTGGCGGTGAATCCCGGCAAAGGCTACCGGACGATGGCCGACCTGGTGGCCGCGGCCAAGGCCAACCCCGGCAAGATCAATTTCGCGTCCGCGGGCGTGGGCTCGCCGTCGCACATCCTGCTGGCCGAGTTCGAGGACGCCACGCACACCTCGTTCCTGCACGTGCCCTACAAAGGCACGGCGCCCGGCGTCAATGACGTGATCGCGGGGCACGTGGACGCCATGTTCGTCGCCACCCATACGCTGCGCCCCTTCATCGAGTCCGGCCAGTTGCGCAACCTGGGCGTGTCGAGTTCCGAGCGCCAGCGCAGCGCGCCGGGCGTGCCGTCGTTCGCGGAACTGGGGATCACGCCGGGCATGCCCGCCTGGTACGGCTTCCTGGCGCCCAAGGGAACGCCGGCCGCCATCATCGACAAGCTCAACAAGGAGATGACGCGCATCCTGGAGCTGCCCGACGTCAAGTCGGCCCTGGAGAAGACCGGGCTGGACGTGAAGCCGTCTTCGCCGCAGGCGCTGCAGGAACTGATGGACATGCAGCTGGCCCGCTTCAGCGCCATCATCCGCAAGAACAACATCACGGCCAACTAG
- a CDS encoding aromatic ring-hydroxylating dioxygenase subunit alpha has product MSAMFAREHGGGEAGLDPSSLIWQDERHFRVHTRAYTDQAVFDAEMARVFSKVWVYVGHESEIPNPGDFKTAYIGTQPVIVSRAADGTVHVLVNRCVHRGAVIARETRGTVRDFTCPYHGWVFGLDGKLLAVSERNDSGGYAPDFDAPEGLHRVPKVDAYRGLIFANLDPDAVDLDTYLGRAKKTIDRKFGRSPAGRIALRGKPFVMRYQGNWKFQIENIVDAYHFLHTHKGFVALQSKYGETTGDYGAHKGGSAKAMRQIRFKGSSWALRHGHAQLENSGTADPEALLNGPHRAYYEALRDIHGEEEFAFVVGRMSGTIFPNLGLIHQQIRTWRPIAPDLTEVTIYLYDLVDAPREFNEGWMRSQERFYGPAGHGMADDVDIFARNQQGLAGSAVDWLVLERGLQTDERLANGDIKGLPASEAPQRALWLAWKQLMARR; this is encoded by the coding sequence ATGTCTGCGATGTTTGCAAGAGAGCATGGAGGCGGGGAGGCCGGCCTGGATCCGTCGTCGCTGATCTGGCAGGACGAACGCCATTTCCGCGTGCACACGCGCGCCTATACCGATCAGGCGGTGTTCGACGCCGAGATGGCGCGCGTCTTCTCGAAGGTCTGGGTCTATGTCGGCCATGAAAGCGAGATCCCCAACCCGGGCGATTTCAAGACGGCCTACATCGGGACGCAGCCCGTCATCGTCTCGCGGGCGGCCGACGGCACGGTGCACGTGCTGGTCAATCGCTGCGTGCACCGCGGCGCGGTGATCGCGCGCGAGACCCGCGGCACGGTGCGCGACTTCACCTGCCCGTACCACGGCTGGGTGTTCGGCCTGGACGGCAAGCTGCTGGCGGTGTCCGAACGCAACGACTCGGGCGGCTATGCCCCCGACTTCGACGCGCCCGAAGGCTTGCACCGGGTGCCGAAGGTCGATGCCTACCGGGGGCTGATCTTCGCCAACCTGGACCCGGACGCCGTCGACCTGGACACCTACCTGGGACGCGCCAAGAAGACCATAGACCGCAAGTTCGGGCGTTCGCCGGCGGGGCGCATCGCGCTGCGCGGCAAGCCATTCGTCATGCGCTACCAGGGCAACTGGAAATTCCAGATCGAGAACATCGTCGATGCCTACCACTTCCTGCATACGCACAAGGGCTTCGTCGCGCTGCAGTCCAAGTACGGCGAAACCACCGGCGACTATGGCGCGCACAAGGGCGGGTCGGCCAAGGCCATGCGCCAGATCCGCTTCAAGGGATCGAGCTGGGCGCTGCGCCACGGCCACGCCCAGCTGGAGAATTCCGGCACGGCCGATCCCGAGGCCTTGCTGAACGGCCCGCACCGCGCCTACTACGAGGCCTTGCGCGACATCCACGGCGAAGAGGAATTCGCGTTCGTGGTCGGGCGCATGTCGGGCACGATCTTTCCCAACCTGGGCCTGATCCACCAGCAGATCCGCACCTGGCGCCCGATCGCGCCGGACCTGACCGAGGTCACCATCTACCTGTACGACCTGGTCGACGCGCCGCGCGAATTCAACGAGGGCTGGATGCGCAGCCAGGAGCGCTTCTATGGGCCGGCCGGCCACGGCATGGCCGACGACGTGGACATCTTCGCGCGCAACCAGCAGGGGCTGGCGGGCAGCGCGGTGGACTGGCTGGTGCTGGAGCGCGGGCTGCAAACGGACGAGAGGCTGGCCAACGGCGACATCAAGGGTCTGCCGGCCAGCGAGGCCCCCCAGCGCGCGCTGTGGCTGGCGTGGAAGCAACTGATGGCGCGACGCTGA
- a CDS encoding NAD(P)/FAD-dependent oxidoreductase, producing the protein MTPGVVIVGAGHAGARCAHALRQAGYAGSVTLLGDEGAEPYERPPLSKSFLLEDGRLAPIAPAASYEAAGIVLRPAVRAMAIDPAARRVDLADGASLAYRHLVLATGSVARMPAFAGLAPGDVLALRNAADAARLREALRPGQRVLLIGGGFVGLEVAASATRLGCRVTVVEKQPRLLPRAVSAWAAERVLALHAGQGVEVKLSRAPVDIARAGPAFRYVLDDGAQGEADVVLAGMGALPDVALAERAGLALNPPPVHGVLVDAACRTSAQGIYAIGDIAAPREAGGGCRIRLESWENAERQAVRAAAAIARIEQGGGPLPAEPAADEAPWFWTDQFDMNLQIVGRPAGATRYVAREAGAGKAAGFHFDAAGVLVGAELFNSGRDRRIVRQLVAAGRGVDATELADPAVPLATALRNAQQRGPAAAPDDSRS; encoded by the coding sequence ATGACGCCAGGCGTGGTCATCGTCGGTGCCGGCCATGCGGGGGCGCGCTGCGCTCATGCCCTGCGCCAGGCGGGCTATGCCGGATCGGTCACGCTGCTGGGCGACGAGGGTGCCGAGCCCTACGAGCGGCCGCCGCTGTCCAAATCGTTCCTGCTGGAGGACGGCCGCCTGGCGCCGATCGCGCCGGCGGCCAGCTATGAGGCCGCCGGTATCGTCCTGCGGCCTGCGGTCCGGGCCATGGCCATCGATCCGGCCGCGCGCCGCGTGGATCTTGCCGATGGCGCATCCCTCGCCTATCGCCACCTGGTGCTGGCGACCGGCTCCGTGGCGCGGATGCCGGCCTTCGCCGGCCTTGCGCCGGGCGACGTGCTGGCGCTGCGCAACGCGGCCGACGCCGCGCGCCTCAGGGAAGCATTGCGCCCCGGGCAGCGCGTGCTGCTGATCGGCGGCGGCTTCGTGGGACTGGAGGTGGCCGCGTCCGCCACCCGCCTGGGGTGCCGCGTGACGGTGGTGGAGAAACAGCCGAGGCTGTTGCCGCGCGCCGTCAGCGCGTGGGCGGCCGAACGCGTGCTCGCGCTGCATGCAGGGCAGGGCGTGGAGGTGAAGCTGAGCCGCGCGCCCGTCGACATCGCGCGCGCGGGGCCGGCCTTCCGGTACGTGCTGGACGATGGCGCGCAGGGCGAGGCGGACGTGGTGCTGGCCGGCATGGGCGCGCTGCCCGACGTCGCGCTGGCCGAGCGCGCGGGCCTGGCCCTGAATCCGCCGCCCGTGCACGGCGTCCTGGTGGACGCGGCGTGCCGGACGTCGGCGCAAGGCATCTATGCGATCGGCGACATCGCCGCGCCGCGCGAGGCCGGTGGCGGCTGCCGCATCCGCCTGGAGTCCTGGGAGAACGCCGAGCGCCAGGCCGTACGGGCCGCTGCCGCCATCGCGCGCATCGAACAGGGCGGCGGGCCGCTGCCGGCGGAGCCCGCCGCCGACGAGGCGCCGTGGTTCTGGACGGACCAGTTCGACATGAATCTGCAGATCGTGGGCCGGCCGGCAGGCGCCACCCGGTACGTCGCGCGCGAGGCCGGCGCGGGCAAGGCGGCGGGTTTCCACTTCGACGCGGCCGGCGTGCTGGTCGGGGCGGAGTTGTTCAACAGTGGCCGGGACCGCCGTATCGTGCGCCAGCTCGTGGCCGCGGGCCGGGGCGTGGATGCCACGGAACTGGCCGACCCGGCGGTGCCGCTGGCAACGGCGCTGCGCAATGCCCAGCAGCGCGGCCCGGCCGCGGCGCCGGACGATTCCCGGTCATAG